The DNA segment CACGGTACGATGCAGCTCCGCCATCTTCGGCCTTCTTCTTGATCGCGGCACGGTCTTCACAGGGTTGCCCCAAGTCGACGTAGACGGCGTGAACTTCGTAGCCTTGATCTTGAAGCCAACCGAGAATCACGGAAGTATCCAAGCCGCCGGAGTAAGCCAGTACACACTTTTTCATTACGATGATGTCCGCAAAAACTGTTAGATGACGAAGTTGACAAAGGAAGCCATAGAGATGAATTTTGTAACCTTTCGCGAGCGTTTCGCCCATGCCTGAGCAAAACGGAATCCCCTCTGCCCTGCTTTGCCTGCTTTCCGAGGTCATCGCAGGACGCGCCACGGCGACTGATTTGGTCCATCAAATCGGCTTGTTGGCAGTCCCTGAAACAGCGACTGATGCGGCGGATGGAACGTCCATGACAGAGATTGACGGCGCAACGGTGGACCTCGGCCGCAAGGCCCGCTGCGGATTCGGCGAAGTGATCTACGGGCCCGGGAAATCCGCTGACCTAGTCGCAAGGCTGATCGAAACGCAATTAGAGGCTGGGCAAGACTCGTTGGTGACGCGAATCGATCCGCAGACCGCCGTTGCAGCGACCCATCGGTTTACACACGCTCGACACAACCCCGTCGCCCGAACGCTACGCGTCAGCAGTGCTCCGATTGTGTCTGGTCTGCAGCCATCCCCCAACGGTCTGCATGTCGCCGTCGTCACCGCGGGCAGCACCGATGCACCGGTCGCCGAAGAAGCGATCGAGACCATTGAGTGGATGGGAGTCCCCGTTTCTCGGTTTGACGACATTGGCGTGGCCGGCCCCCAGCGACTGATCGCGGCGGTGCCAAAACTTCGAGAAGCGTCCGCCGTTGTGGTGGTGGCCGGCATGGAGGGAGCTCTGCCGTCCGTCGTGGCCGGGCATTTGGCGGTTCCCATTTTTGCGGTCCCAACCAGCGTCGGCTACGGCGCATCGCTGGGCGGGCTGACGCCGCTGCTGGGAATGCTGTCCGCCTGCGCCGCGAACGTTGCGGTGGTCAACATCGACGCCGGATTCAAAGGCGGTT comes from the Rubripirellula reticaptiva genome and includes:
- the larB gene encoding nickel pincer cofactor biosynthesis protein LarB, whose product is MPEQNGIPSALLCLLSEVIAGRATATDLVHQIGLLAVPETATDAADGTSMTEIDGATVDLGRKARCGFGEVIYGPGKSADLVARLIETQLEAGQDSLVTRIDPQTAVAATHRFTHARHNPVARTLRVSSAPIVSGLQPSPNGLHVAVVTAGSTDAPVAEEAIETIEWMGVPVSRFDDIGVAGPQRLIAAVPKLREASAVVVVAGMEGALPSVVAGHLAVPIFAVPTSVGYGASLGGLTPLLGMLSACAANVAVVNIDAGFKGGYLAGMVVSQLRQVTPDTCQAS